Proteins co-encoded in one Xiphophorus couchianus chromosome 3, X_couchianus-1.0, whole genome shotgun sequence genomic window:
- the LOC114141881 gene encoding uncharacterized protein LOC114141881 isoform X1, giving the protein MSVTMTRNDGVTVFTVQSDPQSRWPPVCQILKSLCYSPLCCSLSPQVRKSQGMSFSVLGAIQIMIGLLNLGLGGTLRFSPDTYRVLNYSGFPFWLGALFITFGLMCVLSEKFPSLCLVILNVILNLTGVGFAIAAIVLYSIYISHLNIWWWNCSTSRSYNYDNTRTPPSQSESELFRQLCLEGNLVSQVLLIGMNVVLILLSIMELCVAISAVVLSIKTLRNSAQEEDTVSPHKLNQLVTLQVNKKERRRLVSAETSSYFYV; this is encoded by the exons ATGTCGGTGACGATGACGAGAAATGACGGGGTCACGGTTTTTACGGTGCAGTCCGACCCGCAGAGCCGCTGGCCTCCGGTGTGTCAGATCCTGAAAAGCCTTTGCTACAGTCCGCTGTGCTGCTCTCTGTCTCCCCAAGTGAGGAAGAGCCAGGGAATGTCCTTCTCAGTCCTCGGC GCCATCCAGATAATGATTGGGCTGCTCAATCTGGGCTTAGGCGGAACCCTCCGCTTTAGTCCAGACACTTACCGGGTGCTGAATTATTCTGGTTTTCCCTTCTGGTTGGGAGCTCTG TTCATCACTTTTGGATTGATGTGTGTTTTATCTGAGAAGTTCCCAAGCCTGTGCCTG GTCATCCTGAATGTGATCCTGAACCTGACCGGAGTTGGTTTCGCCATAGCAGCCATTGTGCTCTACAGCATCTACATATCACACCTCAATATCTGGTGGTGGAATTGCTCCACCTCCAGGTCCTACAACTACGACAACACCCGTACTCCACCTTCACAGAGTGAAAGCGAATTGTTCAGGCAGCTCTGTCTTGAAGGCAATTTGGTGTCTCAG GTGCTCCTGATAGGAATGAATGTTGTGCTGATCCTCCTGTCCATCATGGAGCTCTGCGTCGCCATCAGCGCCGTCGTCCTCAGCATCAAGACTCTGAGGAACTCTGCGCAGGAGGAAGACACGGTCAGTCCACACAAACTAAACCAGTTAGTGACTTTACAAGTAAACAAGAAGGAAAGACGCAGACTGGTTTCTGCTGAAACCAGCAGCTACTTCTATGTTTGA
- the LOC114141881 gene encoding uncharacterized protein LOC114141881 isoform X2 — protein MSVTMTRNDGVTVFTVQSDPQSRWPPVCQILKSLCYSPLCCSLSPQVRKSQGMSFSVLGAIQIMIGLLNLGLGGTLRFSPDTYRVLNYSGFPFWLGALFITFGLMCVLSEKFPSLCLVILNVILNLTGVGFAIAAIVLYSIYISHLNIWWWNCSTSRSYNYDNTRTPPSQSESELFRQLCLEGNLVSQVLLIGMNVVLILLSIMELCVAISAVVLSIKTLRNSAQEEDTNVENTKPLLEEVTCHSAA, from the exons ATGTCGGTGACGATGACGAGAAATGACGGGGTCACGGTTTTTACGGTGCAGTCCGACCCGCAGAGCCGCTGGCCTCCGGTGTGTCAGATCCTGAAAAGCCTTTGCTACAGTCCGCTGTGCTGCTCTCTGTCTCCCCAAGTGAGGAAGAGCCAGGGAATGTCCTTCTCAGTCCTCGGC GCCATCCAGATAATGATTGGGCTGCTCAATCTGGGCTTAGGCGGAACCCTCCGCTTTAGTCCAGACACTTACCGGGTGCTGAATTATTCTGGTTTTCCCTTCTGGTTGGGAGCTCTG TTCATCACTTTTGGATTGATGTGTGTTTTATCTGAGAAGTTCCCAAGCCTGTGCCTG GTCATCCTGAATGTGATCCTGAACCTGACCGGAGTTGGTTTCGCCATAGCAGCCATTGTGCTCTACAGCATCTACATATCACACCTCAATATCTGGTGGTGGAATTGCTCCACCTCCAGGTCCTACAACTACGACAACACCCGTACTCCACCTTCACAGAGTGAAAGCGAATTGTTCAGGCAGCTCTGTCTTGAAGGCAATTTGGTGTCTCAG GTGCTCCTGATAGGAATGAATGTTGTGCTGATCCTCCTGTCCATCATGGAGCTCTGCGTCGCCATCAGCGCCGTCGTCCTCAGCATCAAGACTCTGAGGAACTCTGCGCAGGAGGAAGACACG AATGTTGAAAACACCAAACCACTGCTGGAAGAGGTCACCTGTCATT